One genomic window of Sphingobacterium oryzagri includes the following:
- the nirB gene encoding nitrite reductase large subunit NirB, translating to MKTKTVVIIGNGMVGHKFCEKLRQKTPALDIIVFCEEPIRAYDRVHLTDYFKKSAADDLFLSEKEWYLENNIQIYLNDPVVDINKHDKQIQSLQGKKVNYDFLIFATGSAAFVPAISRIDKEGVFLYRTIEDLELIKDYAHGAKSGAVLGGGLLGLEAAKALVDLGIVETSVIEFAPRLMPRQIDEPASNVLQTKLAELGLTCLLQKSTDKLLGDKTLTGISFTDGSSLATDILIISAGIRPRDEIAKKIGLAVGPRGGIIVNSQMQTSDPCIYAIGECALVDDMIYGLVAPGYEMAEIAASHILGDKKAFQTFDMSTKLKLMGVDVASFGDPFINEPHARVISLEDRHKGIYKRLNISPDGQRLLGGILVGDATSYNMLLQTVNNNLRLPEHPEALLFEDRGSSTANGNGLTALPDTALICSCEGISKAQICDAVTTQQCETADAVKKCTKAGSGCGGCMPMVKDLVTHSLKQQGKQIRTTICEHFDLNRQELYDLIKIHTSESYDDVLNTLGRGHGCEICKPLVSSLLASIWNDMILKKGNDVAQDSNDRFLANIQKGGTYSVVPRIPGGEILPEKLIVIGEVAKKYNLYTKITGGQRIDLFGAHLNDLPAIWEELIAAGFESGHAYGKALRTVKSCVGSTWCRFGLHDSVSFAIDIEKRYRGIRAPHKFKSAVSGCIRECAEAQSKDFGIIATEKGWNLYVCGNGGSKPQHALLLATDIDSETCIRYIDRFLMFYIRTADPLTRTATWLNKMEGGLEHLKNVVINDSLGMADSWEQEMQELVNAYQCEWKTAVEDPNIRKRFVHFVNAPEEKDTSVRFDEFRGQKKAADWNNTPVL from the coding sequence ATGAAAACAAAAACAGTTGTAATAATTGGAAACGGAATGGTTGGCCATAAATTTTGCGAGAAATTACGCCAAAAAACACCAGCATTAGACATTATTGTATTTTGCGAAGAGCCTATCCGCGCCTATGACCGTGTTCATCTAACAGATTACTTCAAAAAGTCGGCAGCGGACGATCTTTTTTTATCAGAAAAGGAATGGTATCTTGAAAATAACATACAAATCTATCTTAATGATCCGGTTGTCGACATCAACAAACACGATAAACAAATTCAATCTTTGCAGGGAAAGAAGGTCAATTACGATTTTTTGATTTTTGCAACAGGTTCTGCCGCATTCGTTCCGGCTATTTCGCGCATCGATAAAGAAGGCGTTTTCCTCTACCGCACAATCGAGGACCTGGAACTGATAAAAGACTATGCACATGGCGCCAAAAGCGGTGCTGTATTAGGAGGCGGGCTATTAGGCCTGGAGGCAGCAAAAGCTTTGGTCGATCTAGGAATAGTAGAAACATCCGTGATCGAATTTGCACCCCGATTGATGCCTAGACAAATCGACGAACCCGCTAGCAATGTGCTGCAAACAAAATTAGCAGAACTAGGTTTAACCTGCCTCTTACAAAAATCTACCGACAAATTACTCGGCGATAAAACACTTACAGGTATTTCTTTTACGGATGGAAGCAGCTTAGCGACCGACATACTGATTATCTCCGCAGGCATCAGACCGCGCGATGAAATCGCAAAAAAAATCGGGCTAGCGGTTGGTCCTCGTGGCGGGATTATCGTGAACAGCCAAATGCAAACATCAGACCCTTGTATTTACGCGATTGGCGAATGCGCACTCGTAGATGATATGATTTACGGCTTAGTCGCGCCTGGTTATGAAATGGCAGAAATTGCGGCATCTCACATCTTGGGCGATAAGAAAGCATTTCAAACCTTTGACATGAGCACCAAATTAAAATTAATGGGTGTTGATGTCGCCAGCTTCGGAGATCCATTTATCAATGAGCCACACGCACGCGTTATTTCCCTTGAAGATCGGCACAAAGGCATTTACAAACGATTAAACATCAGCCCTGACGGCCAACGTTTACTGGGCGGAATTTTGGTGGGCGACGCAACGAGCTACAACATGTTACTCCAAACGGTAAACAACAACTTGCGTCTTCCAGAACATCCGGAGGCTTTACTTTTTGAGGATCGCGGCAGCTCAACAGCCAACGGAAATGGATTGACGGCACTACCCGACACCGCACTTATTTGCAGTTGCGAAGGCATCAGTAAAGCACAGATTTGCGACGCCGTCACGACACAGCAATGTGAAACGGCTGACGCGGTGAAGAAATGCACGAAAGCGGGCTCGGGCTGTGGCGGCTGCATGCCTATGGTTAAAGACTTGGTTACGCACAGCCTGAAACAACAAGGCAAGCAGATTCGAACAACGATCTGCGAGCACTTCGACCTGAATCGGCAGGAGCTTTACGATCTCATTAAAATTCATACGTCAGAAAGCTACGACGACGTTCTGAACACACTTGGCAGAGGCCACGGCTGCGAAATATGCAAACCGCTTGTATCGTCCCTTTTGGCCAGCATTTGGAATGACATGATTTTAAAAAAGGGAAATGATGTAGCTCAAGACAGTAACGATCGCTTTCTTGCAAATATCCAAAAAGGTGGCACTTACTCTGTCGTCCCGCGCATTCCGGGCGGCGAAATTCTGCCCGAGAAATTGATTGTTATCGGCGAAGTAGCTAAGAAGTATAATCTGTATACCAAAATAACCGGTGGACAACGCATTGACTTATTTGGAGCACACCTCAATGATCTTCCTGCTATCTGGGAAGAGCTTATTGCAGCAGGCTTTGAAAGTGGCCATGCTTATGGCAAAGCTTTGCGCACGGTAAAAAGCTGCGTAGGCAGTACTTGGTGCCGCTTCGGACTGCACGACAGTGTTTCTTTTGCCATCGATATTGAAAAGCGCTACCGCGGCATTCGCGCACCACACAAATTTAAATCTGCCGTTAGCGGCTGCATACGTGAATGTGCCGAAGCGCAGAGCAAAGATTTTGGCATTATTGCTACCGAAAAAGGATGGAACCTTTACGTCTGTGGCAATGGCGGCAGCAAACCACAACATGCGCTACTGTTAGCTACCGATATTGACAGCGAAACGTGTATACGCTACATCGATCGTTTTTTGATGTTTTATATCCGTACGGCTGACCCCCTAACACGTACGGCCACCTGGCTTAATAAAATGGAGGGCGGCCTAGAACATCTTAAAAATGTGGTCATCAACGACAGCCTCGGCATGGCAGACAGCTGGGAACAGGAAATGCAGGAACTTGTAAACGCTTATCAATGCGAATGGAAAACTGCCGTAGAAGACCCCAACATCCGCAAACGCTTCGTTCACTTTGTCAATGCCCCAGAGGAGAAAGATACTAGCGTACGTTTTGACGAGTTTCGCGGACAGAAAAAGGCGGCAGACTGGAATAATACCCCTGTACTTTAA
- the nirD gene encoding nitrite reductase small subunit NirD, with translation METLTQTQWLLACHVEDAIENGGVCLKLADQQVALFYFKRRNEWYATQNECPHKRQMILSRGMLGSLGETPKVACPFHKKTFALDTGECLSGDECAIKTYPVKVEDGRVFIAMAR, from the coding sequence ATGGAAACCTTAACACAAACCCAGTGGCTCCTCGCTTGCCACGTAGAAGATGCCATAGAAAATGGCGGCGTCTGCCTCAAATTAGCAGATCAACAGGTCGCATTATTTTATTTCAAGCGACGCAATGAATGGTACGCGACGCAAAACGAATGCCCTCATAAACGACAAATGATATTAAGCAGAGGTATGCTAGGCTCGCTAGGAGAAACGCCGAAAGTGGCTTGCCCTTTCCACAAAAAAACGTTTGCTTTAGATACAGGTGAGTGCCTTTCGGGCGACGAATGTGCGATAAAAACTTATCCAGTAAAAGTCGAAGATGGCCGCGTATTTATTGCCATGGCGCGCTAA
- a CDS encoding formate/nitrite transporter family protein encodes MDYISPKEVAGAMMSTAINKSALPIKDLLIRGALSGALLAISVTLALMATTQTGLSLIGAFVFPVGFVIIVILGLELVTGSFSLVPLAWFEGKITFKSMLSNLSWVFLGNLVGSVLFAVLFWAASTETGQIRDLGAVEKALITISEKKTIGYGFHGPAGLFAAFVKAILCNWMVCMGVVMSMTSKSTLGKILAAGIPIFIFFALGYEHAVVNMFVIPAGMMFGANVSLTDWWLYNQLIVTTGNIVGGLLFTGMAIYYTYSKKEQQSVTPN; translated from the coding sequence ATGGATTACATTAGCCCAAAAGAAGTTGCAGGCGCCATGATGAGCACCGCAATCAACAAATCAGCATTACCTATTAAAGATCTGCTCATTCGTGGAGCACTCTCTGGCGCTCTGCTGGCGATATCCGTTACGCTTGCCCTTATGGCGACTACGCAAACAGGCCTGAGCCTGATTGGCGCATTCGTATTTCCCGTCGGATTTGTCATTATTGTTATTTTAGGACTGGAGCTCGTCACGGGAAGCTTTTCCCTGGTACCGCTGGCCTGGTTTGAAGGAAAAATAACTTTCAAATCGATGTTAAGCAATTTATCCTGGGTATTTCTAGGCAATCTTGTGGGCAGCGTCCTATTTGCGGTACTTTTTTGGGCGGCAAGCACAGAAACTGGACAAATCCGCGATCTCGGCGCGGTGGAGAAAGCGCTGATCACCATCAGCGAGAAAAAAACCATCGGATATGGCTTTCATGGTCCGGCCGGTTTGTTTGCCGCATTTGTAAAAGCAATCTTATGCAACTGGATGGTGTGTATGGGCGTAGTCATGTCTATGACATCGAAATCAACATTGGGAAAAATTTTAGCCGCCGGGATACCAATTTTTATCTTTTTTGCTTTAGGCTATGAGCATGCGGTCGTCAATATGTTCGTCATTCCCGCAGGCATGATGTTTGGCGCAAACGTTTCACTAACAGATTGGTGGCTGTACAATCAACTTATCGTCACGACAGGCAATATCGTAGGTGGACTTTTATTTACAGGCATGGCCATTTACTACACATACAGCAAAAAAGAACAGCAATCCGTCACTCCAAACTAG
- a CDS encoding Crp/Fnr family transcriptional regulator — MKLKKVKPCDHSCLMCQHVMRDWYDQIDLRKQTIKLKRGEQFIVEGDAVRGVYFVQSGVVKVHRRWGDKEMIVRFARKGDIVGHRGVSSASEQSVYPISATALEAATLCFVDIDFFLSTLRVNAALTYRLMLFYADELQLSEQKMYNLVQKSVKSRLAWSLLSLYSVFGEQSADGYLGITISKTDLGGYIGATYETVYRSLADLVRLNYIRMEGKKIYLTTLDALQQLANEQV, encoded by the coding sequence ATGAAACTTAAAAAAGTAAAGCCTTGCGATCATTCCTGCTTGATGTGTCAGCATGTAATGCGCGATTGGTATGATCAGATCGATTTAAGAAAGCAAACGATAAAGCTAAAAAGAGGTGAACAATTTATTGTAGAGGGCGATGCTGTGCGTGGTGTGTATTTTGTGCAAAGTGGTGTCGTAAAGGTGCATCGTCGGTGGGGAGATAAAGAAATGATTGTCCGTTTTGCGCGTAAAGGTGATATTGTCGGTCATCGGGGCGTCTCATCAGCATCGGAACAATCGGTCTATCCCATATCGGCGACGGCTTTAGAGGCTGCAACTTTATGTTTTGTTGATATCGACTTTTTCCTGTCTACACTTCGTGTCAATGCGGCCTTAACGTACCGCTTGATGTTGTTTTATGCCGACGAATTACAATTGTCTGAGCAAAAGATGTATAACCTCGTTCAAAAATCAGTAAAAAGTAGGTTGGCATGGAGTTTATTATCGTTGTATAGTGTTTTTGGCGAACAATCCGCTGATGGTTATCTAGGAATAACTATTAGCAAGACGGATTTAGGAGGTTATATTGGAGCGACTTATGAAACGGTTTATCGGTCATTAGCAGATTTGGTGCGGTTAAATTATATCCGGATGGAGGGCAAGAAAATCTATTTAACCACATTGGATGCTCTTCAGCAATTGGCAAATGAGCAAGTTTAA
- a CDS encoding HAD family hydrolase, with protein sequence MKLFIFDLDGTLIDTLRDLANCCNHVLTANGFPAHEEIAYKYFVGNGIRTLVERALPETARDEHTIEKVKADFVAYYTLHAQDDTKPYAGITSLLHSLQQQGNLISVASNKYHDATVALVAHYFPTVAFNLVLGHRDGRPAKPDPDIVYDTLETLQITKENCYYIGDSSVDMLTATHAGVTAVGVTWGFRTEDELRQHGAKFIIHEPASLLHII encoded by the coding sequence ATGAAACTGTTTATATTTGATTTGGACGGAACACTGATCGATACGCTTCGTGATTTGGCCAATTGCTGCAACCATGTGTTAACCGCCAATGGATTTCCGGCGCACGAAGAGATTGCTTACAAATATTTTGTAGGTAACGGTATTCGAACGTTGGTTGAGCGTGCACTCCCGGAAACAGCCCGTGACGAGCACACAATCGAAAAGGTAAAAGCGGATTTTGTAGCCTACTATACCTTGCACGCGCAAGACGACACAAAACCCTATGCCGGCATCACCAGCTTATTGCACAGCTTACAGCAGCAGGGCAACTTGATTAGCGTGGCATCTAACAAATACCACGATGCTACCGTCGCGTTAGTTGCACATTATTTCCCAACCGTAGCATTTAACTTGGTGTTAGGGCACCGCGACGGGCGACCAGCCAAGCCTGATCCTGATATTGTATACGACACGTTAGAAACATTGCAAATAACAAAGGAAAACTGTTACTATATTGGCGATTCCTCCGTTGATATGCTCACAGCCACCCACGCTGGTGTTACCGCGGTCGGCGTCACGTGGGGTTTTCGAACAGAAGACGAACTTCGCCAACATGGAGCGAAATTTATCATTCACGAACCCGCTTCATTGCTCCATATTATTTAA
- a CDS encoding glycoside hydrolase family 76 protein produces MKKLTAFVDFKRRISAISCLLFCLITVSASFAQTPEALDFYQCGRQSLDRIHQAYAVPDGKFLYRENYPNDEAYTADYLGGGANANRPNPYAYLWPFSGTLSAHVALLEVAHDTHIKKEIDQRVLPGLANYLDNRAPAAYASYINEAPVSDRFYDDNIWLGIDLADLYLLTKERKYLKQAEAIWQFILSGTDDKLGGGIYWCEQRKESKNTCSNAPGAVLAAKLYEATRDSLYLNSAKELYAWTKKNLQDPEDALYWDNVSLGGKIEKTKHAYNTGQMVQAAALLYKLTKKESYLIDAQRTAAAGFDYFFHKDVDQSALRTLKNSNVWFLAVMMRGYVELYALDQNPTYINSFRFNLTNAWHSMRAENGLFGKNWSGQAQDSKKWLLDQFAIVEMYAKLASLRQT; encoded by the coding sequence ATGAAAAAACTAACAGCTTTCGTTGATTTTAAAAGGCGTATCTCCGCGATATCATGCCTGCTTTTTTGCTTAATAACGGTCTCCGCATCGTTTGCGCAAACCCCTGAGGCGTTAGATTTTTATCAATGCGGACGACAAAGTCTGGATCGTATTCACCAAGCCTACGCCGTGCCGGATGGCAAATTCCTATACCGTGAAAATTATCCGAATGATGAAGCGTATACCGCAGATTATTTGGGTGGCGGTGCAAATGCAAATCGACCAAATCCCTATGCTTATCTTTGGCCATTTTCGGGCACACTTTCCGCACACGTGGCGCTGCTGGAAGTCGCTCATGATACACACATCAAAAAAGAAATAGACCAGCGCGTGTTGCCCGGCTTAGCAAATTATCTGGATAATCGGGCACCTGCGGCCTATGCTTCTTACATCAACGAAGCGCCGGTGTCTGACCGCTTTTATGATGACAATATTTGGTTAGGAATTGACTTGGCTGATCTGTATTTGCTGACGAAAGAGCGAAAATACCTCAAACAGGCGGAAGCTATCTGGCAATTTATTCTTTCGGGCACCGATGATAAATTAGGCGGCGGAATTTACTGGTGCGAACAACGAAAAGAGTCAAAAAATACCTGTTCGAACGCTCCCGGAGCTGTGCTCGCGGCAAAGCTTTATGAGGCTACGCGTGATAGCCTTTACCTGAATAGTGCGAAGGAACTATATGCGTGGACAAAGAAAAACCTCCAGGATCCCGAAGATGCACTTTATTGGGATAACGTAAGTCTGGGAGGTAAAATTGAAAAAACAAAACATGCTTACAATACCGGGCAAATGGTTCAGGCCGCTGCACTGCTTTATAAACTGACAAAAAAGGAGAGCTATCTAATCGATGCGCAACGTACTGCAGCTGCTGGTTTTGATTACTTTTTTCATAAAGATGTTGACCAATCGGCCTTACGCACCCTAAAAAATAGTAACGTATGGTTTCTTGCCGTTATGATGCGTGGCTACGTGGAGCTCTACGCGCTAGATCAGAACCCGACTTACATCAATTCCTTTCGTTTCAATCTCACTAATGCGTGGCATAGCATGCGTGCTGAGAATGGCCTATTCGGCAAAAATTGGTCAGGCCAGGCGCAGGATAGTAAAAAATGGCTGTTGGATCAGTTTGCTATCGTGGAGATGTACGCGAAACTTGCGTCGTTGCGGCAAACCTAA
- a CDS encoding response regulator, producing MHDLDQPTTTYRLALIEDNLQLRMLLQRYFGSSKYFNVVRSADSYEAFVASWGEQQIDLVLCDIELPGKSGIEATWHIKKRAPQTDVVIFTVLEQRDAVFQALCAGASGYLVKGRPMDEIEDRLLDVMRGGSVMSPQVARLVFSHFSPPTSEDAHQPTVQLTPREIEIVNVLRQGLSYKQIAESLFVSVDTVKYHTRNIYQKLHVSSRTELILKYK from the coding sequence ATGCACGATTTGGATCAACCTACGACAACATACCGCCTAGCATTAATAGAAGACAATCTGCAACTCCGCATGTTGTTGCAGCGTTATTTCGGATCATCCAAATATTTTAATGTCGTAAGAAGTGCCGATTCCTATGAGGCATTCGTCGCGTCATGGGGCGAGCAGCAGATCGACCTGGTGCTTTGTGATATCGAACTGCCCGGAAAATCAGGGATAGAAGCTACCTGGCATATCAAGAAACGTGCGCCGCAAACAGATGTTGTCATCTTTACCGTGCTGGAGCAGCGCGATGCGGTTTTTCAAGCATTGTGCGCCGGCGCTTCGGGTTATTTGGTGAAAGGTCGGCCGATGGATGAAATCGAAGATAGGTTATTAGACGTTATGCGCGGCGGATCGGTAATGAGTCCGCAGGTAGCCCGCTTGGTCTTCTCGCACTTTAGTCCACCAACTTCCGAGGATGCTCATCAACCAACCGTACAGCTAACACCGCGAGAAATTGAAATCGTGAACGTGTTGCGGCAAGGGCTAAGTTATAAACAGATTGCAGAAAGTTTATTTGTATCGGTTGATACGGTAAAATACCATACAAGAAACATCTATCAAAAATTGCACGTGAGTAGCCGCACGGAACTCATTCTAAAATATAAGTGA
- a CDS encoding OmpA family protein, with protein MTVTLRILTVLLMVLFGIAAHAQTTSVRADTTIQVSSDKHRVVTNKFEDNWFVGAGAGLQFFYGDHNRQMNFGERLVPAFEFHTGKWFTPGIGTRLAINGVTNKGLTQNGSHSTGVLYDASQALYKQQFNYLNIHADVLFNFTNLFKGYRSDRFYEFSPYIGIGYMFTWEEPTSDEVSANLGLFNKFRLNDTWNLTLDLRGSMVNDRFDGELGGRKDEGMLTAAVGILYNFGRKNWNKETTTTIRIDNSEEINVLREKVNALALDNEALQAQLQRAKDTSVTDLIIDRNVLAAPILVTFPINKSTVSNEARVNLGFFAEIIKSGNPEIKYHIVGYADKGTGSKNTNIRLSRERTEAIYNVLVREFGVSTNQLEVDYKGGVSNMFYDDPRLSRAVITIAK; from the coding sequence ATGACGGTTACTTTACGTATTCTGACGGTATTACTTATGGTTCTTTTTGGGATCGCTGCCCATGCACAAACAACCAGCGTCAGAGCAGATACGACCATTCAGGTAAGCAGCGATAAGCATCGTGTCGTGACTAATAAGTTTGAAGACAATTGGTTTGTGGGAGCAGGTGCTGGCCTCCAGTTTTTCTATGGCGACCATAACCGACAGATGAACTTTGGCGAACGACTTGTTCCTGCCTTTGAATTTCATACCGGCAAGTGGTTTACTCCAGGCATCGGAACGCGACTAGCCATCAACGGTGTAACCAACAAAGGACTTACCCAAAACGGAAGCCACTCGACCGGTGTTCTTTACGATGCTTCCCAAGCTCTCTACAAGCAGCAATTCAACTATCTGAATATCCATGCTGACGTACTCTTCAATTTCACCAACCTTTTCAAAGGTTATCGGTCAGATCGATTTTATGAATTCAGTCCTTACATCGGCATTGGCTACATGTTTACCTGGGAGGAGCCGACCTCAGACGAAGTGAGCGCCAACTTGGGTCTGTTTAACAAATTTAGGCTAAACGACACGTGGAACCTCACCCTGGACCTTCGCGGAAGCATGGTCAACGATCGTTTCGATGGTGAACTCGGCGGCCGAAAAGATGAAGGAATGCTCACGGCCGCGGTAGGTATACTGTATAATTTCGGACGCAAGAATTGGAATAAGGAAACGACAACCACCATCCGCATAGACAACAGCGAAGAGATCAATGTGCTTCGTGAAAAAGTAAACGCGCTCGCGCTTGATAACGAGGCCTTGCAGGCGCAACTACAACGCGCAAAAGACACCTCTGTTACCGATCTTATTATTGATAGAAATGTTCTCGCCGCGCCCATACTCGTCACTTTCCCCATTAACAAAAGCACGGTCAGCAACGAAGCGCGCGTAAACCTTGGTTTTTTCGCGGAGATTATCAAGTCTGGCAATCCGGAAATCAAGTATCACATTGTTGGCTACGCCGATAAAGGTACAGGATCTAAAAACACCAACATACGGCTTAGCCGCGAGCGCACAGAAGCTATTTACAATGTGCTCGTACGGGAATTTGGCGTATCGACCAATCAATTAGAAGTAGATTACAAAGGCGGTGTAAGTAATATGTTTTACGACGACCCAAGACTGAGTCGTGCCGTCATCACTATAGCAAAATAA
- a CDS encoding OmpA family protein: MKVFILVFAVLWASTAFSQSTITMPDSTVEHRQEKHKVVTNKFFENWFIGAGVGAQFFYGDHNRQMNFSDRLVPAYELHLGKWFTPGIGVRLALNGLNNRGLTQNGSHSTGELYDAVNNLYVQEFQYINLHGDVLFNISNMIGGYKEDRFYQMSPYVGLGWMTTWDEPTASEISANLGIFNSFRISKAVDITLDVRGSMVQDRFDGELGGRKDEGMLTAAAGIVYRFGRSTGWNKNTQTIVRYTNEKELQALRDKVNELAADNNALKRQLSNAKDTSVTEVIVEKNVLAAPILVTFPLNKSTVSNEARVNLGFFAKVIKEGDPKIVYQVVGYADRGTGSKKTNDRLSRERAQAIYNILVREFGINPTQLEVDHKGGVDNMFYDDPRLSRAVITIAK, from the coding sequence ATGAAGGTATTTATTCTTGTTTTTGCGGTGCTATGGGCAAGCACAGCATTCTCGCAGTCTACTATCACCATGCCGGACTCCACCGTGGAGCACCGACAAGAGAAACATAAGGTAGTAACAAATAAATTTTTTGAGAACTGGTTTATAGGTGCTGGTGTCGGCGCGCAATTTTTTTACGGCGACCATAACCGGCAGATGAACTTTTCAGATCGTTTGGTGCCGGCTTATGAGCTGCATCTTGGAAAATGGTTTACACCAGGTATTGGTGTGCGACTAGCATTAAATGGTTTAAACAATAGAGGTCTAACGCAAAATGGAAGTCACTCCACCGGCGAACTGTACGATGCCGTCAATAATTTGTATGTTCAGGAATTTCAATATATTAATTTGCATGGTGACGTGCTTTTTAATATTTCCAACATGATTGGCGGTTATAAAGAGGATAGATTTTATCAGATGAGTCCGTATGTTGGATTAGGGTGGATGACAACCTGGGATGAACCTACTGCGAGTGAAATTAGTGCCAACCTGGGTATATTCAATAGTTTTCGCATCAGTAAGGCCGTCGACATTACGCTAGATGTACGGGGTAGTATGGTGCAAGATCGATTCGACGGTGAGCTCGGCGGACGAAAAGACGAAGGAATGCTAACGGCGGCTGCAGGTATCGTGTATCGTTTCGGCAGGTCAACAGGCTGGAACAAAAATACGCAAACTATTGTGCGCTACACCAACGAAAAGGAACTACAAGCTTTGCGCGATAAAGTGAACGAACTTGCTGCAGATAATAATGCGCTAAAAAGACAGCTTTCTAACGCTAAAGATACTTCGGTTACTGAAGTTATTGTCGAGAAAAATGTATTGGCCGCGCCGATCTTGGTGACCTTCCCACTGAATAAAAGTACGGTAAGCAACGAAGCACGTGTTAATTTGGGTTTCTTTGCAAAAGTAATCAAAGAAGGTGATCCTAAAATCGTTTATCAGGTGGTGGGTTATGCCGACAGGGGTACAGGTTCTAAGAAAACAAATGATCGGTTAAGCCGGGAGCGTGCACAGGCAATTTACAACATATTGGTGCGTGAGTTTGGCATAAATCCTACGCAACTGGAAGTTGACCACAAAGGTGGTGTAGATAATATGTTTTACGATGATCCTCGGTTAAGTAGAGCAGTTATCACCATTGCTAAATAA